The proteins below are encoded in one region of Nitrospiraceae bacterium:
- the rph gene encoding ribonuclease PH, giving the protein MTTGRDLLRVDGRRRDQLRPIKVTRNFIKHAEGSVLIEMGDTKVICTASIEEKVPPFLKGKGTGWVTAEYSMLPRSTHERSPREAVKGKQGGRTLEIQRLVGRSLRAVTDMTQMGERSIWIDCDVIQADGGTRTASITGSFIALADAFVVLKQRELIKKRPLIDYLAAISVGKVGGEILVDLAYTEDAAAEVDMNLVMTGRGRYVEIQGTAERTPFGKQEMDEFMSLGWTAIQTLTALQQDLIGSLE; this is encoded by the coding sequence ATGACGACTGGCAGGGACTTATTGCGGGTTGATGGGCGTCGACGGGATCAGCTTCGTCCGATCAAGGTGACGAGAAATTTCATCAAACATGCCGAAGGATCTGTCTTAATTGAAATGGGCGATACCAAAGTCATTTGCACGGCATCGATCGAGGAAAAAGTGCCTCCGTTCCTGAAGGGCAAGGGAACGGGATGGGTCACGGCGGAGTACTCCATGCTCCCGCGCTCAACCCACGAGCGTTCGCCGCGTGAAGCAGTCAAAGGAAAACAGGGTGGGCGAACGCTGGAGATCCAGCGATTGGTCGGACGCTCGCTTCGAGCAGTCACAGATATGACTCAGATGGGTGAACGGTCCATCTGGATTGATTGCGACGTGATTCAAGCCGATGGGGGGACCAGAACCGCTTCTATCACCGGTTCGTTTATCGCACTCGCCGACGCGTTTGTCGTGCTCAAACAACGCGAGCTTATCAAAAAACGCCCTCTGATCGACTATCTGGCGGCGATCAGTGTGGGGAAGGTCGGAGGCGAGATTCTGGTTGATCTGGCTTATACTGAAGATGCGGCAGCGGAAGTCGACATGAATCTTGTCATGACCGGGCGCGGGCGTTATGTTGAGATTCAGGGTACCGCGGAGCGGACTCCGTTCGGGAAACAGGAGATGGACGAGTTTATGTCTCTTGGTTGGACGGCGATCCAAACGTTGACGGCACTGCAACAGGATTTAATTGGATCATTAGAATGA
- a CDS encoding XTP/dITP diphosphatase — protein MIKATMARELVLATRNRHKGEELAALLGDLGIRIRTLDEFPEAPEVIEDGATCEANAVKKARAIAEAIGLPAVADDTGLEVDALGGRPGIFAARFAGEGATYEDNCRKLLHELTGVPRERRTARFITVAAMAFPGDGVQVARGVLEGLIAEAATGSHGFGYDPIFLVPELGKTLAQLSPEQKNRVSHRAKAFGQVRIMLQDTVLSS, from the coding sequence ATGATCAAGGCGACAATGGCCCGGGAACTTGTCCTTGCCACGCGCAATCGACATAAAGGAGAAGAACTGGCTGCTCTCTTGGGCGATTTGGGGATACGGATCAGAACCCTCGATGAATTTCCTGAAGCGCCGGAGGTCATTGAAGACGGAGCGACCTGTGAGGCCAATGCGGTGAAGAAGGCTCGGGCCATCGCCGAGGCGATAGGACTTCCAGCCGTCGCCGACGATACAGGGTTGGAAGTGGATGCGCTCGGTGGACGTCCGGGAATCTTCGCTGCCCGTTTTGCGGGTGAAGGCGCAACCTATGAGGACAATTGTCGGAAGTTGCTTCACGAGTTGACCGGCGTGCCGCGTGAACGGAGGACGGCTCGATTCATCACGGTTGCGGCGATGGCATTTCCGGGGGATGGAGTTCAGGTTGCACGAGGGGTATTGGAGGGGTTGATCGCGGAAGCGGCCACCGGAAGTCACGGTTTCGGCTATGATCCCATCTTCCTTGTCCCTGAACTGGGGAAGACATTAGCTCAGCTGTCTCCGGAGCAGAAGAACCGCGTGAGCCATCGCGCGAAAGCGTTCGGACAAGTGCGCATCATGTTGCAGGATACGGTTCTATCATCTTGA